A genomic segment from Zonotrichia albicollis isolate bZonAlb1 chromosome 21, bZonAlb1.hap1, whole genome shotgun sequence encodes:
- the KCNT1 gene encoding potassium channel subfamily T member 1 isoform X9, translating to MARAKLKNSPSESNAHVKTVPAGTTEDVHGVSPLLPSRRMGSMGSDVGQRPHAEDFSVDSSFSQVQVEFYVNENTFKERLKLFFIKNQRSSLRIRLFNFSLKLLTCLLYIVRVLLDNPEEGIGCWECEKQNYTAFNQSTNINWSHIFWVDRKTPLWAVQVSIALISFLETMLLTYLSYKGNIWEQIFRISFILEMINTVPFIITIFWPPLRNLFIPVFLNCWLAKYALENMINDLHRAIQRTQSAMFNQVLILICTLLCLVFTGTCGIQHLERAGEKLSLFKSFYFCIVTFSTVGYGDVTPKIWPSQLLVVIMICVALVVLPLQFEELVYLWMERQKSGGNYSRHRAQTEKHVVLCVSSLKIDLLMDFLNEFYAHPRLQDYYVVILCPTEMDIQVRRVLQIPLWSQRVIYLQGSALKDQDLMRAKMDNGEACFILSSRNEVDRTAADHQTILRAWAVKDFAPNCPLYVQILKPENKFHVKFADHVVCEEECKYAMLALNCVCPATSTLITLLVHTSRGQEGQESPEQWQRMYGRCSGNEVYHIRMGDSKFFMEYEGKSFTYAAFHAHKKYGVCLIGIRREENKSILLNPGPRHIMAASDTCFYINITKEENSAFIFKQEEKQKKKGFAGSYDGPSRLPVHSIIASMGTVAMDLQNTECRPANSSKLALPAENGSGTRRPSIAPVLELADTSSLLPCDLLSDQSEDEMTQSDEEGSAVLEYVKGYPPNSPYIGSSPTLCHLLPEKAPFCCLRLDKGCKHNSFEDAKAYGFKNKLIIVSAETAGNGLYNFIVPLRAYYRSRKELNPIVLLLDNKPEHHFLEAICCFPMVYYMEGTIDNLDSLLQCGIIYADNLVVVDKESTMSAEEDYMADAKTIVNVQTMFRLFPSLSIITELTHPSNMRFMQFRAKDSYSLALSKLEKRERENGSNLAFMFRLPFAAGRVFSISMLDTLLYQSFVKDYMITITRLLLGLDTTPGSGYLCAMKITEDDLWIRTYGRLFQKLCSSSAEIPIGIYRTESHMFATSEPHDIRAQSQISINVEDCEDTKDVKEHWGIKTSHHRNSCSSDQSEHPLLRRKSMQWARRLSRKGNKHSSKTAEWISQQRLSLYRRSERQELSELVKNRMKHLGLPTTGYDEMNDHQNTLSYVLINPPPDTRLELNDIVYLIRSDPLAHVANDGHSRKSSCSNKLGSGNPETRDETQL from the exons GCCTGAGGATCCGGCTCTTCAACTTCTCCCTGAAGCTGCTGACGTGCCTGCTGTACATCGTGCGCGTGCTGCTGGACAACCCTGAGGAGGGCATCGGCTG CTGGGAATGTGAGAAGCAGAATTACACAGCCTTCAACCAGTCCACCAACATCAACTG GTCCCACATCTTTTGGGTGGACAGGAAAACCCCTCTGTGGGCCGTGCag gtcaGCATCGCCCTCATCAGCTTCCTGGAGACCATGCTGCTCACCTATCTCAGCTACAAG GGGAACATCTGGGAGCAGATTTTTCGCATTTCCTTCATCCTGGAGATGATCAACACAGTGCCATTCATCATCACG ATATTCTGGCCTCCTTTGCGGAATTTGTTCATTCCTGTGTTTCTGAACTGCTGGCTGGCCAAGTACGCCCTGGAGAACATGATT AACGATCTGCACCGAGCCATCCAAAGGACACAGTCGGCCATGTTCAACCAGGTGCTCATCCTCATCTGCACCCTCCTGTGTCTCGTTTTCACGGG GACCTGCGGCATCCAGCACTTGGAAAGAGCAGGTGAGAAGCTCTCCCTCTTCAAGTCCTTCTATTTCTGCATCGTCACCTTTTCCACCGTGGGCTATGGAGACGTGACACCAAAGATTTGGCCTTCCCAGCTGCTCGTGGTGATCATGATCTGCGTGGCCCTGGTGGTGCTGCCTCTCCAG TTCGAGGAGCTGGTGTACCTGTGGATGGAGCGGCAGAAGTCGGGGGGCAACTACAGCCGGCACCGCGCGCAGACCGAGAAGCACGTGGTGCTGTGCGTCAGCTCCCTCAAGATCGACCTCCTCATGGACTTCCTCAACGAGTTCTACGCCCACCCTCGCCTGCAG GATTACTACGTGGTGATCCTGTGCCCCACGGAGATGGACATCCAGGTGCGGCGCGTGCTGCAGATCCCCCTGTGGTCCCAGAGGGTCATCTAcctccagggctctgccctCAAGGACCAGGACCTGATGAGAGCCAA GATGGACAATGGAGAAGCTTGCTTCATCCTCAGCAGCCGGAATGAGGTGGACAGAACAGCAGCT GACCACCAGACCATCCTGAGGGCCTGGGCTGTCAAAGACTTTGCTCCAAACTGTCCTCTCTATGTTCAGATCTTAAAGCCAGAAAATAAATTCCATGTCAAGTTTGCAG ATCACGTTGTGTGTGAGGAGGAGTGCAAATACGCCATGCTGGCCCTGAACTGTGTCTGCCCTGCCACCTCCACCCTCATCACGCTGCTGGTGCACACCTCCCGTGGCCA GGAGGGCCAGGAGTCTCCGGAGCAGTGGCAGCGCATGTACGGGCGCTGCTCGGGCAATGAGGTCTATCACATCCGCATGGGGGACAGCAAGTTCTTCATGGAGTACGAGGGCAAGAGCTTCACCTACGCCGCCTTCCACGCGCACAAGAA GTACGGTGTCTGCCTGATCGGGATCCGCAGGGAAGAGAACAAGAGCATCCTGCTGAACCCCGGCCCCAGGCACATCATGGCAGCCTCGGACACCTGCTTCTACATCAACATCACCAAGGAGGAGAACTCTGCCTTCATCTTCaagcaggaggagaagcagaagaagaaGGGCTTTGCGGGCAGCTACGACGGCCCCTCCCGGCTGCCCGTGCACAGCATCATCGCCAGCATGG GTACAGTGGCCATGGACCTGCAGAACACCGAGTGCCGCCCTGCCAACAGCAGCAAGCTGGCCCTGCCCGCCGAGAACGGCTCGGGCACGCGGCGGCCCAGCATCGCCCCGGTGCTGGAGCTGGCTGAcacctcctccctgctgccctgcgACCTCCTCAGCGACCAGTCCGAGGACGAGATGACGCAGTCGGACGAGGAGGGGTCAGCAGTGCTTGA GTACGTGAAGGGCTACCCCCCAAACTCGCCCTACATCGGGAGCTCCCCGACCCTGTGCCACCTGCTGCCCGAGAAAGCCCCGTTCTGCTGCCTGAGGCTGGACAAG GGCTGCAAACACAACAGCTTTGAGGACGCCAAGGCCTACGGCTTCAAGAACAAGCTGATCATCGTTTCTGCAGAGACAGCGGGGAACGGCCTCTACAACTTCATCGTCCCGCTGCGCGCCTACTACCGCTCCCGCAAGGAGCTCAACCCCATCGTGCTGCTGCTGGACAACAA GCCTGAGCACCACTTTCTGGAGGCCATCTGCTGTTTCCCCATGGTTTACTACATGGagggcaccattgacaa CCTGGACAGTTTGCTGCAGTGTGGCATCATCTACGCTGACAACTTGGTGGTGGTGGACAAGGAGAGCACCATGAGTGCTGAGGAGGACTACATGGCCGATGCCAAGACCATTGTCAACGTCCAGACCATGTTCAG GCTcttccccagcctcagcattATCACGGAGCTGACCCACCCCTCCAACATGAGGTTCATGCAGTTCAGAGCAAAGGACAGTTACTCTCTGGCCCTTTCCAAGCTAGAAAAG AGAGAGCGAGAGAAcggctccaacctggccttcaTGTTCCGGCTGCCCTTCGCTGCCGGGAGAGTCTTCAGCATCAGCATGCTGGACACGCTGCTCTACCAG TCGTTTGTGAAGGATTACATGATCACCATCACTCGGCTGCTGCTGGGCCTCGACACCACGCCGGGCTCCGGGTACCTCTGTGCG ATGAAGATCACTGAGGATGACCTGTGGATCCGGACGTACGGGCGCCtcttccagaagctctgctcctccagtgCCGAGATCCCCATCGGCATCTACCGGACGGAGTCGCACATGTTCGCCACCTCCGAG ccccacgaCATCCGAGCGCAG TCACAGATCTCAATCAATGTTGAGGACTGCGAGGACACCAAGGACGTCAAGGAGCACTGGGGCATCAAGACGAGCCACCACCGCAACTCGTGCTCCAGCGACCAGTCGGAGCACCCGCTGCTGCGGCGCAAGAGCATGCAGTGGGCGCGGCGGCTCAGCAGGAAGGGCAACAAGCACTCCAGCAAGACGGCCGAGTGGATCAGCCAGCAGCGCCTCAGCCTGTACCGCCGCTCCGAGCGCCAGGAGCTCTCCGAGCTCGTCAAGAACCGCATGAAGCACCTGGGCCTGCCCACCACCGGGTACG ATGAGATGAACGACCACCAGAACACCTTGTCCTACGTCCTGATCAATCCCCCCCCGGACACGCGGCTGGAGCTCAATGACATCGT gtacCTGATCCGCTCCGACCCTCTGGCCCACGTGGCCAACGACGGCCACAGCCgcaagagcagctgcagcaacaAGCTGGGCTCGGGCAACCCCGAGACGCGCGACGAGACCCAGCTGTGA
- the KCNT1 gene encoding potassium channel subfamily T member 1 isoform X13 encodes MPTSKPSQQARQKMCTGVQVEFYVNENTFKERLKLFFIKNQRSSLRIRLFNFSLKLLTCLLYIVRVLLDNPEEGIGCWECEKQNYTAFNQSTNINWSHIFWVDRKTPLWAVQVSIALISFLETMLLTYLSYKGNIWEQIFRISFILEMINTVPFIITIFWPPLRNLFIPVFLNCWLAKYALENMINDLHRAIQRTQSAMFNQVLILICTLLCLVFTGTCGIQHLERAGEKLSLFKSFYFCIVTFSTVGYGDVTPKIWPSQLLVVIMICVALVVLPLQFEELVYLWMERQKSGGNYSRHRAQTEKHVVLCVSSLKIDLLMDFLNEFYAHPRLQDYYVVILCPTEMDIQVRRVLQIPLWSQRVIYLQGSALKDQDLMRAKMDNGEACFILSSRNEVDRTAADHQTILRAWAVKDFAPNCPLYVQILKPENKFHVKFADHVVCEEECKYAMLALNCVCPATSTLITLLVHTSRGQEGQESPEQWQRMYGRCSGNEVYHIRMGDSKFFMEYEGKSFTYAAFHAHKKYGVCLIGIRREENKSILLNPGPRHIMAASDTCFYINITKEENSAFIFKQEEKQKKKGFAGSYDGPSRLPVHSIIASMGTVAMDLQNTECRPANSSKLALPAENGSGTRRPSIAPVLELADTSSLLPCDLLSDQSEDEMTQSDEEGSAVLEYVKGYPPNSPYIGSSPTLCHLLPEKAPFCCLRLDKGCKHNSFEDAKAYGFKNKLIIVSAETAGNGLYNFIVPLRAYYRSRKELNPIVLLLDNKPEHHFLEAICCFPMVYYMEGTIDNLDSLLQCGIIYADNLVVVDKESTMSAEEDYMADAKTIVNVQTMFRLFPSLSIITELTHPSNMRFMQFRAKDSYSLALSKLEKRERENGSNLAFMFRLPFAAGRVFSISMLDTLLYQSFVKDYMITITRLLLGLDTTPGSGYLCAMKITEDDLWIRTYGRLFQKLCSSSAEIPIGIYRTESHMFATSEPHDIRAQSQISINVEDCEDTKDVKEHWGIKTSHHRNSCSSDQSEHPLLRRKSMQWARRLSRKGNKHSSKTAEWISQQRLSLYRRSERQELSELVKNRMKHLGLPTTGYEDVANLTASDVMNRVNLGYLQDEMNDHQNTLSYVLINPPPDTRLELNDIVYLIRSDPLAHVANDGHSRKSSCSNKLGSGNPETRDETQL; translated from the exons GCCTGAGGATCCGGCTCTTCAACTTCTCCCTGAAGCTGCTGACGTGCCTGCTGTACATCGTGCGCGTGCTGCTGGACAACCCTGAGGAGGGCATCGGCTG CTGGGAATGTGAGAAGCAGAATTACACAGCCTTCAACCAGTCCACCAACATCAACTG GTCCCACATCTTTTGGGTGGACAGGAAAACCCCTCTGTGGGCCGTGCag gtcaGCATCGCCCTCATCAGCTTCCTGGAGACCATGCTGCTCACCTATCTCAGCTACAAG GGGAACATCTGGGAGCAGATTTTTCGCATTTCCTTCATCCTGGAGATGATCAACACAGTGCCATTCATCATCACG ATATTCTGGCCTCCTTTGCGGAATTTGTTCATTCCTGTGTTTCTGAACTGCTGGCTGGCCAAGTACGCCCTGGAGAACATGATT AACGATCTGCACCGAGCCATCCAAAGGACACAGTCGGCCATGTTCAACCAGGTGCTCATCCTCATCTGCACCCTCCTGTGTCTCGTTTTCACGGG GACCTGCGGCATCCAGCACTTGGAAAGAGCAGGTGAGAAGCTCTCCCTCTTCAAGTCCTTCTATTTCTGCATCGTCACCTTTTCCACCGTGGGCTATGGAGACGTGACACCAAAGATTTGGCCTTCCCAGCTGCTCGTGGTGATCATGATCTGCGTGGCCCTGGTGGTGCTGCCTCTCCAG TTCGAGGAGCTGGTGTACCTGTGGATGGAGCGGCAGAAGTCGGGGGGCAACTACAGCCGGCACCGCGCGCAGACCGAGAAGCACGTGGTGCTGTGCGTCAGCTCCCTCAAGATCGACCTCCTCATGGACTTCCTCAACGAGTTCTACGCCCACCCTCGCCTGCAG GATTACTACGTGGTGATCCTGTGCCCCACGGAGATGGACATCCAGGTGCGGCGCGTGCTGCAGATCCCCCTGTGGTCCCAGAGGGTCATCTAcctccagggctctgccctCAAGGACCAGGACCTGATGAGAGCCAA GATGGACAATGGAGAAGCTTGCTTCATCCTCAGCAGCCGGAATGAGGTGGACAGAACAGCAGCT GACCACCAGACCATCCTGAGGGCCTGGGCTGTCAAAGACTTTGCTCCAAACTGTCCTCTCTATGTTCAGATCTTAAAGCCAGAAAATAAATTCCATGTCAAGTTTGCAG ATCACGTTGTGTGTGAGGAGGAGTGCAAATACGCCATGCTGGCCCTGAACTGTGTCTGCCCTGCCACCTCCACCCTCATCACGCTGCTGGTGCACACCTCCCGTGGCCA GGAGGGCCAGGAGTCTCCGGAGCAGTGGCAGCGCATGTACGGGCGCTGCTCGGGCAATGAGGTCTATCACATCCGCATGGGGGACAGCAAGTTCTTCATGGAGTACGAGGGCAAGAGCTTCACCTACGCCGCCTTCCACGCGCACAAGAA GTACGGTGTCTGCCTGATCGGGATCCGCAGGGAAGAGAACAAGAGCATCCTGCTGAACCCCGGCCCCAGGCACATCATGGCAGCCTCGGACACCTGCTTCTACATCAACATCACCAAGGAGGAGAACTCTGCCTTCATCTTCaagcaggaggagaagcagaagaagaaGGGCTTTGCGGGCAGCTACGACGGCCCCTCCCGGCTGCCCGTGCACAGCATCATCGCCAGCATGG GTACAGTGGCCATGGACCTGCAGAACACCGAGTGCCGCCCTGCCAACAGCAGCAAGCTGGCCCTGCCCGCCGAGAACGGCTCGGGCACGCGGCGGCCCAGCATCGCCCCGGTGCTGGAGCTGGCTGAcacctcctccctgctgccctgcgACCTCCTCAGCGACCAGTCCGAGGACGAGATGACGCAGTCGGACGAGGAGGGGTCAGCAGTGCTTGA GTACGTGAAGGGCTACCCCCCAAACTCGCCCTACATCGGGAGCTCCCCGACCCTGTGCCACCTGCTGCCCGAGAAAGCCCCGTTCTGCTGCCTGAGGCTGGACAAG GGCTGCAAACACAACAGCTTTGAGGACGCCAAGGCCTACGGCTTCAAGAACAAGCTGATCATCGTTTCTGCAGAGACAGCGGGGAACGGCCTCTACAACTTCATCGTCCCGCTGCGCGCCTACTACCGCTCCCGCAAGGAGCTCAACCCCATCGTGCTGCTGCTGGACAACAA GCCTGAGCACCACTTTCTGGAGGCCATCTGCTGTTTCCCCATGGTTTACTACATGGagggcaccattgacaa CCTGGACAGTTTGCTGCAGTGTGGCATCATCTACGCTGACAACTTGGTGGTGGTGGACAAGGAGAGCACCATGAGTGCTGAGGAGGACTACATGGCCGATGCCAAGACCATTGTCAACGTCCAGACCATGTTCAG GCTcttccccagcctcagcattATCACGGAGCTGACCCACCCCTCCAACATGAGGTTCATGCAGTTCAGAGCAAAGGACAGTTACTCTCTGGCCCTTTCCAAGCTAGAAAAG AGAGAGCGAGAGAAcggctccaacctggccttcaTGTTCCGGCTGCCCTTCGCTGCCGGGAGAGTCTTCAGCATCAGCATGCTGGACACGCTGCTCTACCAG TCGTTTGTGAAGGATTACATGATCACCATCACTCGGCTGCTGCTGGGCCTCGACACCACGCCGGGCTCCGGGTACCTCTGTGCG ATGAAGATCACTGAGGATGACCTGTGGATCCGGACGTACGGGCGCCtcttccagaagctctgctcctccagtgCCGAGATCCCCATCGGCATCTACCGGACGGAGTCGCACATGTTCGCCACCTCCGAG ccccacgaCATCCGAGCGCAG TCACAGATCTCAATCAATGTTGAGGACTGCGAGGACACCAAGGACGTCAAGGAGCACTGGGGCATCAAGACGAGCCACCACCGCAACTCGTGCTCCAGCGACCAGTCGGAGCACCCGCTGCTGCGGCGCAAGAGCATGCAGTGGGCGCGGCGGCTCAGCAGGAAGGGCAACAAGCACTCCAGCAAGACGGCCGAGTGGATCAGCCAGCAGCGCCTCAGCCTGTACCGCCGCTCCGAGCGCCAGGAGCTCTCCGAGCTCGTCAAGAACCGCATGAAGCACCTGGGCCTGCCCACCACCGGGTACG AGGATGTAGCAAATTTAACAGCCAGTGATGTGATGAATCGGGTAAACCTGGGATATTTGCAAG ATGAGATGAACGACCACCAGAACACCTTGTCCTACGTCCTGATCAATCCCCCCCCGGACACGCGGCTGGAGCTCAATGACATCGT gtacCTGATCCGCTCCGACCCTCTGGCCCACGTGGCCAACGACGGCCACAGCCgcaagagcagctgcagcaacaAGCTGGGCTCGGGCAACCCCGAGACGCGCGACGAGACCCAGCTGTGA